The window GACAAACTTTTTCTAAGTCTTGAAGTACAATTTCTGCAACAATTGGTGATAATGGAGATCCCATGGCTGCTCCAAATACTTGTTGATAATAgacattatcaaatttaaatgctGATGCTTTAAAACACAAACTTATGGCTTTTATAAATTcttctttatcaatttttgtatGTCTTTTAATTATATGCCATCTTTTTCCAATACCATCTATCACTAGATTCAATGGAACATTTGTAAATAGTGAGACAACATCCATGgatatcatataaaaatcacgaggtaattttaattttcttaattcaCTCACAAGCTCAAAACTATTCATTAtagattttttgttaaatctaTTTGTTTTACACTCactttttaatgttaatgaaagaatattttgtaaatatttggCTAAATGATATGTTGgtgtattaataaatgatacaaTAATACGAAAtggaatattttctttatgaaTTTTTGGTAAACCATATGCCAATGCAACATTtccattttttgataataaataatatttgtcatcttcatcaatgaatttttttttataccaatcatatattaatttatttaatgttatttcaATGGAATACGTTGGATCATCATTTATGACTTGATATGTATTTGTATCTTTCAACAGTGTATGCATTTTTGACATGTAAAAATCACGTTTTAAAATGACAGTAACATTGCTTTTGTCAGATTTAGAAAAAAGTATGTCTGgatgtgtttttttaaattgttgtgttatttttaaatttttcatcaatagtTTTCTTCGATAATTTTGCTTTGTTTTcttttgacaatatttttctatttcattttttaataaatatctagTGTCATTTCTTTTACCTTCATCaattaaatctaaatttaattcaaatgtcGTTAGTATCATTTCAattggaatattatttttatcaaaatatggTACACCAAAATTTTTTCCAAGGCTTGAGATATGTAATACTTCGTCTGGTATTATTTCatctgttaaattaattatccaatttttgttaattttattcgtAAAATAATCACATGCactattatagttttttttttttttttgtggtaaaTTTTTCTCAATATCTTTAGTGTTGGGTTCTGTAatattgtacaattttttatatgtgtcAATTGTAATTTTccacatttttaatatatttatcaccaCTTTTATTTCACAACTATTTTGATCGACTATACATTTGTGAGGTAAATTATAATactgaaatatattttcattgatagAGAAAGACAAAGTATTATTTACCAATTTCGTTGACATTATACAtgacaacaaacaaaaatatttaaaatcacagACTTTAAATACAgagacatttaaaatttattcatagataaagatatttaaaacttttattttaaatgaataaataaaaatccatcaACACATTTTCctggtttttattattataattatttcgaatgttttcattttatttattttatttttattgaaaataaatacagtttCATTgcatcaaaaaagaaaaaaaaaatgagaagaaTAAGATTTAGTGAGTGAACCTAGTCTagtaacaattgaaaaaaaaaaattacagataCTATGATAAGTTTAAACAGTTTTACAAATTGAAAGCGTAAtgttttttggtttttttttttttttttttgtcacttgATTGTAAGTAAGAAAAATGAATCATAAATTGATTACAGTGAGACAGAAACATTAATCATGGCTTTCTTTAACACTTAAatgtgaattattaattattattattatttgttgcaaTATGTGaggataattaatataaatgttttgaattcatagttatttttttttttttttttaattgttaatttgaaGCATAAACGAATTAAAAAtaccattaatattaatattatacatgAACGAAGGTGGTTATCAGtctaaaaacaatatatttggATTGATCAAGTTTTACTTTTTTGACACTCAAGCTCTACTTGTTGATACAAGGAATATTAGccgaaataaaatattttcattcttattatatataggaaaaattgaaacttttcatgaataattttgattacaAAGGAATATAACTTACATAAGCTTTTGTCAATGAAATTACATAGATGGAAGTTGCTCAATAGgtgtaaaaaatgtaaaatcttTTGGAAAAAGTTCAACAGCATGTGGAAGCATGAGTTTGTAAGATTGTCTGATTGTTGTATCAGCAACACCAGCAATATCAGAAATTTCTTTTTGTGTTCGTTTGTCTTTTGATgcctaaaataaatattattaataaaattaattaaaatactaaactgtattatttattttttttttttaatgaataaagtTTACCTGAGAAGCCATGTAAGTTGCAGCAGCAGCAATTGATATTGGTGATCTACCAGaaacaatatcaatatcaCAAGCTTTCTTTGCAATATGTGTTGCTGCTCGTTGGATCATATTTTTCAGTCCAAGACTTGAACAAAATCTTGACATAAAATCACCAGTTGTtattaattcaacatttttattaagtgcttttaatatcaatttgaaACATCTACCAATTTcctttttacttattttactAACAGCACAAATTTCTTTAAATGTACGTGGTACATGTTCTTGGCGACATGCTATATACAAACATGCAGATGCAAGTGCATCATTTGAACGTCCTTTCACAAATTTGCCATCGTgtaattgtttgaataaattattagcgCTATCAACAATGGCTTTTGGGATATTAATACGATCTgccattgttattatttcacGATAAGAGTTTGTCAGAGCTCTATCAGAACTGTTCATctggtaataaataaaattgtattacaatataattatatcaaataatcaagtttttcaatgagacattattatttgttgacttACTGAACGACGATTTTGATACTTTGCTGTACCAGATGCATCAAATGATGCAGCACCAGTACCTGGTCCAATCATTGTTGATAAATCTGAGCCATTTAACAGATGATTTTCTGGACCACCAACACGAGATGGATCAACACCTGATTTTTCATTGCTGAATGTTCTCCACTCGGAACCAACATCAATCactctataaaataattaaatatggtCAGTAAATAATTCAAGTCAAAGCTTCATTGATAGTTACCTGTCACCAACAACGAGCCCACACTCTGAACAAATTTGATCTCCAGCACGATAATCCTCAATAAGAGGAGCATCTGGATGTGAGTAGCAGCACACTTTTCCTAAATCAAGTctgaaacaatatattttttttttttaatgaaaatgataaattaaattaatacattatttacaaaacttaaataatattgggtcttgaatttgttttaattgatttaagtTTAGGcaaaatagatttttattaaaacataaaaaaaaaaagtccaaaaaaaaaaaaatacattacttTGTAGAAAACTAATgtgtatttcaaatttatatattattagtaatactaaaatttaatttctatatcACTTGAACAATTCTTTGATCcaaggggtttttttttttttattattagaacatgcgaataaaaatgaaactgtaatttttaattatttattccatacatgaaaaattattttaaatgtctacatgtttttttaataaccttGATGAGGGTGCCATAATTCGTATGTTGTTAACTGGGTTGTTCTTTTTTCGTATTGTTTAATGGTTTAATAGCGGAAGGTTATAACGTTATACAAACGTATAAGCACAAGACCACGTTTATAGTTGAAGTTGAGACGCTGAATGCTAGGAACCGAATGAACCTCGCAACTGCTGACAGCTGACTGAGTGACTGCTCGCGCTGCTCGCAAGTCGCATCAAGTCGCATCACATGTTTGCATTGGTTTGCATGCGTAAATAGGAGTGAATAGGAGGGAGGGATAAAGCCTTCTTTACACTTCTCCAGCTGTCGAGAGTAGGCCCGTTCGGCCGTTCCCCTTGGTTCCCTTTCCCGTAGAGACAGAGCCCAGAGAGGTAGCTGGTGCCTGGTAGAGTCGTAGAGATGTAAAAACACTACTATTTTGTTCATCGGTATTCAATAATCAATACggtatttatgtatttaataccAAATCCAAATGGCTTGTTAGTTGTTACTTGTTAGTTGTTGGCAGTTGTATTGGTATTAAATACGGTATTAAAAGTTTAGTAAATACTTAGTGGCGCTGGTGtcgattttttatattagttCAAAGTTGATAATTCAAAGCAGTTCAaagttaataattcaaaaataatgaaaaaaaaatatcccgaATTGGCTCCATTGCATCAACAAAACCATGgcaaaatattaaacaaaataactgACCCAATGAAGACTGACCATATAGTGTATGATGCAGTCCTATAAGACTAGTCTTTGTTCACTAAATTGCAAGGATTGACCACTAAATGTTGTTAGCATTGTAAAATGTAATTAGATTGTTTGGATTGACTTGTAAAGTTGTAACTCAAGTAAAAGAAATTTGTTCGTTATTTAACATTGCGAAGTTGGTCTCGCGTGTTAAGGGATAGAGAAATAGATAGGGTTAGTAAGTCTATAGttcaaatcaatttaatttgatatttttctttttattaattcattatttgtgcttcttttattttattttctctcttcCTTAGCTATTGTTCaaactattaaatttacatatttatatattacatgAACATTGTAATCTTTGTATCTCATATCTCTTGGAATTGTATTTTcgaataaatagataaatataataatccaatgacaaatataataaattaaatagctAAAGAATTTTTGGAATCAAAGTCATGCTGCATTATTGTTGTATCTTGTTGAAAAGCAATTTGCCTTGCAATTGTCTCAAGATATtgatttgacaataaaaatttctgcAACAGATTACATTCgcttataatattataattataaaatttccaaattttcaatttattttgactCCAATGACTGCActgatacaaaattattattgtaaaaaatttatattatgtattctattatttgttattcattttttttatacttacatAGAGGATTAAATATAGTAAGTACAAGGCATAACTGGTTTGAATTTGATTTgattaagtaaattttttctttttaaataataatatattttcattgatcaagaaaaataaagtattattCACCAAATTCGTTGGCATTTGAGATAACAAcgaacaaatatttaaaatcacaatgactttataaataaagatatttaaagtttttttttttaaataaatgaataaaatttcatcaatacatttttatgatttttattattataattttacatgaccattattaaaaataaattttatcttttataattatttcgaatatttttattttctttattttatttttattgaaaatatatacagtttcattacatcaaaaaagaaaaaaaaaaaaaaaggttgaaAAGAGTAAGATTTAGTACGTAAACCTAGTCTaaagacaatttaaaaaaaaaaaaataatacagaaaCAATAAGTTTAAAGCTGTTTATAAAAGTCATAGTCGAACCAATATTTGTAGTTTGAGGGGCCCGTATATCGTAACACTAAATTTTATGCCCGGGTACCCGAAATTTTGTTGCGCTTCTGTCTTGAAAATTGGCTTGAGTGCGTCCGTGCATATACAAACAGATACTAACACTACTGCTAGCAAGAAAGTATAGTACACTGCTACTTTATATGCTTTTGTATGTCACGTCTGTGTGCAACATTTGCCGCGAgaaagcaaatattttttttttttaaacttgaataacTGTCAAAATGCGTGgcaaacataatttattttttcaaattatattcgtttttttctgatctacaatttgatagaaaaaaataagttttcgAGTAGACAACGAATCTACTATATgctgtttaagaaaaaaaaattgtttcgcCCTATTCTCGtgtataaaagttgtcaactttgacaacttcattatctaaaaaaagccgtgacaaaaaaaattaaaataaattttcaacatagaaaattatttcatttaaaaaatcaacctaattaaaaaaaaattgagtagaAATCCAATTATTTACAAACAGCTTCAAACTgattcgtctttttttttttttgtcacttaattgtgagaaaaataaatcaaaaattaattatagtgAAAACACCGTTAATCATGGGTCCATTTAACACTTGAAAacgaattattaattattattgcttgTTCAATATGTATCGATAATTAATgtgattgttttaaatttatggtGTTGAATTAAAGCGTTAACAAACTAAAAATaccattaatattaatgtttatacATAAACAAAGTTGTTCCTCAGTCTGagaacaatatattttaattggtcAAGTTTTACTTCTTTGACACTCAAGCTCTACTTGTTGGTACAAGGAATGTTagctgaaataaaatattttaattcttattatacatacaaaaaactgaaatttttcgtgaataattttaattaaaaaaaaacataacttACATAAgcttttgtaaatgaaattacATAGGTGGAAGTTGCTCAACAGGtgtaacaaatttaaaatcttcTGGAAAAAGTTTAACAGCATGTGGAAACATGAGTTTGTAAGATTGTCTGATTGTCACATCAGCAACACCAGCAATATCACCAATTTCTTTTTGTGTTCGTTTGTCCTCTGATGCctggaataaatattattattaaaattaataaaaatactgtaCTGTAAtaagtgtattattattttgaaaaaaaagtaaagtttACCTGAGATGCCATATAAATTGCAGCAGCAGCAACTGATATTGGTGATCTACCAGGAACAATATCAATATCACCAGCTTTTTTTGCAATGTGTGCTGCTGCTCTTTGGACCATATTTTTCAATCCAAGACTTGAACAGAATCTTGACATAAAATCACCAGTTGTTATCAATTCAACACTTGTTTCAAGTgcttttaatatcaatttaaaacatctaccaatttcttttttacttattttactAACAGCACAAATTTCTTTAAATGTACGTGGTACATGTTCTTGGCGACAAGCTATATACAAACATGCAGATGCAATTGCATCATTTGAACGTCCTTTCAAATTTTTACCATCGTGTACTtgcttgaataaattattagctCTATCAACAATGGCTTTTGTAAGATTAATACGATCTgccattgttattatttcacGATAAGAGTTTGTCAGAGCTCTATCAGAACTGTTCATctggttttaaataaaattgtattacaatataattatatcaaataatcaagttttttctatgagccattattatttgttcacTTACTGAACGACGATTTTGATATTTTGCTGTACCAAATGCGTCAAATGATGCAGCACCAGTACCTGGTCCAATCATTGTTGATAAATCTGAACCATTTAACAGATGATTTTCTGGACCACCAACACGAGATGGATCAACACCTGATTTTTCATTGCTAAATGTTCTCCACTCGGAACCAACATCAATCactctataaaataattaaataaaatcagtaAATAATTCGAGTTAAAGCTTCATTCATAGTTACCTGTCACCAACAACAAGCCCACACTCTGAACAAATTTGATCTCCAGCACGATAATCCTCAATAAGAGGAGCATCTGGATGTAAGTAGCAGCACACTTTTCCTGAATCATGTctaaagtaatattttttttttttaataaatatgataaattaaattgataaattatttagaaaacttaaataatattgtgtcTTGAATTGGTGTCAGTTAATGACAGTTTAGGCAAAATAGATTTTATTCAAAACATAacctcaattaaaaaataagaaacataaactcaaaaaaaaaaaaaaaaacttattttgtagaaaactaatttttatttaaaattttaatattattaataatactgtggttttatttttaatgattttgcaacatattaataaaaaacacttCTAGATGTCACTTGAACAATTGTTTGAtgcaagtgttttttttttttttattattagaacatgataataaaaatgaaactttaatttgttattatgcATTTTATACATAAACTATTATTTAGTATCGagtaacatatttattatgtatttaataatgactTTTGATGTGTTTTTATCTACCTTGATGAGGTTGCCATATTTCGTATGTTGTCaactgggttttttttttttttttttcgtatataaTGGCGGAAGGTTATACACAGTTAAACATACTACATACATATATCATGGAGGTGTATAAGGAGGGTAATCTCTCGAATTTCACTGAAGCTCACAgaatggagcaagtcagtacGTTTTTCTGCCGGTGATGACGCTAGTAGCGAGAAGATCCAAAGTcacatgttgtttttgtttatattttttttttttttgtgtagctCAGTTAGAGTATTCCttcattatgtaaaaaaataatacaactacataatacattatttatttaacaaataaaattaaagcaatttattttaataaaataaacaccaAAGACAAGCAGTgtctaagaaaaagataaagctaaggaattaatgttgcttaccatataatttctttatagtcacatcaattctttagcttcatctttttttttagctactgttttcctttggtattttttttatgataatgttttttactttaatgttaaataaataattttttattaaaaagatcattccaaataaattctatttcaATTGAATGTGATGCAAATgctgacataaaaaataataatagtccaattgaagtattgaaaaaaataacaaaaatgttTATGATGACATTAATGGATATGAACCAGAAATACCAAGTTTTTTAGAGGAATTATTTGGTAaagaaaaaagacaaaaaaaccaCCAAAGGGTTAGTATTTGTATGGTGCTGTTGGTGATGGAAAAATCATGTTGATGGATCTCTTTTAGGATTGTTGTGagataatttatatcacaataattttaataataatataaataaataattaataaatatcattgtttaCAGATTGAAAAAAGAGAAcgtgtacatttttatttatttatgctagatgtacatagtaaaattcatcaatagttaaaaaaacaataaaacgtgTTTATAGTAGTACAAAACTTCAACCATTTGATCCAATGCCACCAGTTGCtgatatgattattaaaaagattttacaaatttttttttgttaaattaacaaacaaaaatttgacaaacgaCTAAAGTCTACAAATTACAAACGAattaccaacttttttttactgtgtataaatggaataaaatttCCTCTTTGTAATCCACTTTCGTATAAATCATCTGGAGCTGTATTACTTGTTGTAACAATATGTTAATGATTGCAATAAGTAcacaatcaaataattcagTAAATAATGGTTTCAATATCGTTGCATcagcaacatcatcaaaaCATATATTAgccatgatttttcaataatcatatcAGCAACTAGTGGTATTGGATCAAATGGTCAAAGTTTTGTACTACTATAAAcacgttttattgtttttttaacttgatgaattttactatgtacatctagcataaataaataaaaatgtacacgttcttttttctcaatctgtaaacaatgatatttattaattatttatttatattatcattaaaataattgtgatataaattatcttaCAACAATCCTAAAAGAGATCCATCAGCATGGTTTTTCTATCAccatacaaatacaaatccgtattatttattctaaattatttatttaacatttaaaacatcaataaaaataccaaaggaaaacagtagctaaaaaaaaagatgaagctaaagaattgatgtgactataaagaaattatatggtaagcaacattaattccttagctttatctttttcttagacACTGCTTGTCTTtggtgtttattttattaaaataaattgctttaattttatttgttaaataaataatgtattatgtagttgtattatttttttacataatgaaGGAATACTCTAACTGagctacacaaaaaaaaaaaaaatataaacaaaaacaacatgtgACTTTGGATCTTCTCGCTACTAGCGTCATCACCGGCAGAAAAACGTACTGACCATGGAGGTGTATTAAACTCCATGgtactgacttgctccattcCGTGAGCTTCAACAGCTCCCTATGCCAATTGCCAATACACAGTGTGACGTCACAGATTACCCTCCTTGTTAAACTCCATGGTCAGAATGCATAAATGGGAAGGAGGTATAAAGCAGTATAAAGCCTTTCCCACACTTCCCTAGCTGGCGAGAGTAGAGATGTAAAATTACtgctattttgtttttcagtaTTAAATACGGTATTTCTGTATTTAATACCTTTAATACCAAATGGCTTGTTGGTATGTTAAAATACGgtattaaaagtttattaaataccATGGAGGTGAATATTCACCTCCATGTTAAATACTCTGTAGCGctggggtgcattcctttaataaaaaattttttttcgttttgccatttcgccctgtaataccgactaaaaactagaaacagaaacaacgacaaaagtgataaaattctcTATTCCATATTCCAgactttacagtttacgataatgtgtggtacgacctatgtgacaataacaaacaatcacaacaagtcaattttttatttatttcagtttgatataaacattgaacagttatccatctaataattgggagccaaaaaaaataatgtcatgtgccagtactgccactacaagatacagctttttcctataaaattttggccggtattacagggcgaaattgcaaaacgaaaaaaaattttttattaaaggaatgcacccctgGTGTcgactttttatatattagcCATCTTTATAGTTTAAAgt is drawn from Aphidius gifuensis isolate YNYX2018 linkage group LG3, ASM1490517v1, whole genome shotgun sequence and contains these coding sequences:
- the LOC122851815 gene encoding transcription initiation factor IIB-like, coding for MAPSSRLDLGKVCCYSHPDAPLIEDYRAGDQICSECGLVVGDRVIDVGSEWRTFSNEKSGVDPSRVGGPENHLLNGSDLSTMIGPGTGAASFDASGTAKYQNRRSMNSSDRALTNSYREIITMADRINIPKAIVDSANNLFKQLHDGKFVKGRSNDALASACLYIACRQEHVPRTFKEICAVSKISKKEIGRCFKLILKALNKNVELITTGDFMSRFCSSLGLKNMIQRAATHIAKKACDIDIVSGRSPISIAAAATYMASQASKDKRTQKEISDIAGVADTTIRQSYKLMLPHAVELFPKDFTFFTPIEQLPSM
- the LOC122851814 gene encoding transcription initiation factor IIB-like, which gives rise to MATSSRHDSGKVCCYLHPDAPLIEDYRAGDQICSECGLVVGDRVIDVGSEWRTFSNEKSGVDPSRVGGPENHLLNGSDLSTMIGPGTGAASFDAFGTAKYQNRRSMNSSDRALTNSYREIITMADRINLTKAIVDRANNLFKQVHDGKNLKGRSNDAIASACLYIACRQEHVPRTFKEICAVSKISKKEIGRCFKLILKALETSVELITTGDFMSRFCSSLGLKNMVQRAAAHIAKKAGDIDIVPGRSPISVAAAAIYMASQASEDKRTQKEIGDIAGVADVTIRQSYKLMFPHAVKLFPEDFKFVTPVEQLPPM